The Phaeobacter gallaeciensis DSM 26640 genomic sequence CGACGGTGATATTGCAGTGGCCTCACCCAAGTTGGCTGAGGCTGTCGAAGCAGCGGCGGATGCGCCAACTCTGCCGACTGTGGAGGTCGGCGAAGCGAGCAGCAAAACTGACGACCCCGCCGTCGCGGCGGCTGCGGGTGACGCCTCTGATGTGACGCTGGACGAGACCGTGACAGCCGCCGACAACACACCAGCGGCGGAAACGCAGGCTGTCAGTGCCGGGGATGATAGCCGCGATGAGGCGCAGGATGTGGGACCTGTGCAAGTTGCCGAGGTTGATGAACCGCAGTCGGATAAGACACCGGAGACCGGGAAGGCGCCAGATGATGCGCCCGCGCAGAGGGCGGTGCTGCGTTCTGATGCCAGCGGTGTGACGCTGGTGCAGCCGCCGACGCCGAGCCTGGCCGAGGCACCGGAGGCCGTGGCGCTGGATACTATTTCCTACGATGCGGAGGGCGCAGTGGTGCTAAGCGGTCGGGTGCGCTCCGATGCGGTGGTGCGCGCCTATCTGGACAATGCGGCGGTTGCGGATCTGCCGGTGGATGAGGAAGGGCGCTGGTCCGGGATCCTGCCGGATGTGGCGCCGGGGATTTATGCGCTGCGGCTGGATGCGTTGGACGGTGAGGGCAAGGTGCTGAGCCGTCTTGAAACCCCGTTTAAACGGGAAGCGCCTGAGGTGCTGCAACCGCCGGTCGAGACTGCCGCCACCGATCCCGCAACACCGGACGCAGCCCCCACCGGGGCGAAACCGCTGGTGCGATTGGTGACCGTACAGGAGGGCGATACGCTCTGGGCAATTTCGCGGGAACGCTACGGTGACGGGCTGCTCTATGTGCGGGTGTTTGATGCCAACCGACAGGCGATCCGGGACCCGGATCTGATCTATCCGGGTCAGGTGTTCTCAGTCCCGGTGCAGTAAGGCCATGGTCTGATCCCGCCAGGGGGCTGCATTCCGAGCCGCCTCTCAGCCAGAAGATGGGCCATGATATAGGGGCTGCGCTGGTCAAACTGCCACGCGGCCCCTATGTCAGAGGTCTTGCAGTAAGGACATGTGATGACAGACAGCGATATGACAACCGCGCAGGAGGAGCGCCGCTCCGGTCTGCGCACGTTGCGCCGTGTTTTCCCCTACCTTTGGCCCGAGGGGCAGGCCTGGGTCAAATACCGTGTTGTGGCGGCGCTGGCTGTGCTGATTTTGGCAAAGCTGGTCGCGGTTTACACGCCGATGCTTTACAAAGGTGCGGTGGATAGTCTGGCGGGTGAGGGCGTGCCGCCGCTGGCGTTGGGGGCGGTTGGGCTGACGGTGGCCTACGGGATGGCCCGGATCCTGACCACTGGGTTTCAGCAGCTGCGCGATGCGGTGTTTGCTCCGGTTGGCCAGCGCGCCCTGCGGCGTCTGGCGCTGGAGACCTTTCGCCATATCCACCGCCTGTCGATGCGCTATCACATCACTCGCAAGACTGGCGGGCTGAGCCGGATTATCGAACGCGGTGTGAAGGGGGTGGAATTCCTGCTGCGCTTCCTGCTGTTTTCCATTGGTCCCTTGGTGCTGGAACTGGCGCTGGTCGCCATCATCCTCGCCGTGATGTTCGACATTTGGTATCTCGTGGTGGTGGCGGTGACGGTCGGGCTCTATGTCTGGTTCACCTTCGCGGTGACCGAATGGCGGGTGACGCTGCGGCGCGAAATGAACAAGCAGGACACCGATGCCAATCAGAAGGCGATCGACAGTCTGCTGAACTACGAGACAGTCAAATATTTCGGCGCCGAGGATCGCGAGACCGAGCGCTATGATGTCGCCATGCGGGCCTATGCCAAGGCAGCACTGAAGACGGCCTATTCGCTGGCATTCCTGAACTTTGGTCAGAGCCTGGTGATCACCGGCGGTCTGGTTGCGGTGATGGTGATGGCGGCAATCGGGGTCCAGCAGGGCAATCTGACGGTGGGCGATTTTGTCATGGTGAACGCCTATATGATCCAGATCACCGTGCCGTTGAATTTCCTTGGGACCGTGTACCGGGAAATCAGGCAGAGCCTGGTCGATATGGGCGAGATGTTTGATCTGATCGAACAGGACCCGGATGTGAAGGATCGCGACAACGCCAAGGTCTTGCAGGTCAACGGCGGGGCGATCAGCCTGGATAATGTGGAGTTCGGCTATGACAGCGACCGCCAGATCCTGAAGGGCGTGAGCTTTGAGGTGGCGGCGGGGCAGACGGTGGCCATCGTCGGCTCCACCGGATCGGGCAAATCCACCATTGGGCGGCTGTTGTTCCGGTTTTATGATGTGACACGCGGCGCGCTGCGCATCGACGGGCAGGACGTGCGCGAGGTCACGCAAAAGAGCCTGCACGCCGCGATTGGCGTGGTGCCGCAGGATACCGTGCTGTTCAATGATACCATCCGCTACAACATTGCCTATGGCCACGCTGGCGCCACCCAGCAGGAGGTCGAACAGGCGGCACGCGATGCACAGATCCACGACTTCATCATGCGGCTGCCCGAGGGGTATGAGACGCAGGTCGGCGAGCGCGGGCTAAAGCTGTCGGGCGGTGAGAAGCAACGGGTGGGCATTGCCCGGACACTGCTGAAAAACCCGCCCATCCTGCTGCTGGATGAGGCGACATCGGCGCTGGACAGCGACACCGAGCAGGAGATCAAGGAGGCGCTGTCACGGGCCGGGCAGGGGCGCACGGTGATCACCATCGCGCATCGGCTGAGCACGGTGGCGGAGGCCGACCAGATCATTGTACTGGAACAGGGTGAGATCGCCGAGCAGGGCACCCACGAGGATCTGCTGGCCAAGGACGGGCGCTACGCGCATCTGTGGCAGCGCCAGCAGTCGGATCAGGACGCGGGCTGAGAACGCTCTGAATACTCAACATTGCGGGGTTTGCGTCAACGGCGCCTGCATCTGCATGGCTAGCCGCTGACATAGACCCCGTCCTTAGGTTTGTAGAAGATCTTCTGATTGTGTAGCCGCCCCAAGAGATCGTGGATCTGGCGCAGGCTGTCCTCGCGGCTGTGACCGGCGATACCCTGCGCTTGCTGGTTGGCATCGGCCAAGCTGTCTCGGGTGCGTTGCAGCGCGGCTTCGATCAGATCGACATCGGCGATGGTCAATTCGAACATATCATTGAAATCGGGCATGGGCTGGATCCTCTCTGTTGGGGTGGTTCTGGCGGTGGAGATTTGCCTGCCGAAACGAACAACGCCCCGCGAGGGCGGGGCGTTGTTGGGTTATTCAGCGGCGCGAAGTGGTGTTGACGGCGGGGTTTCGCGGTCGCGTTCGGGTGTCTTGGCCTGCGGGCTGTCCGGGCTCGGCTCTGCCTCCCACAGGATTTCCGTCGTGGGCAGGGTGCGGGCCTTGGTGGCCAGTCGCATATCGCGGGCAATCCGGCTGGACCGGCCACGGGTGATCCGGGCGAGCAGGCGTCCAAGCGCGCCAACGTAGATCCAGAGCCACACCCGGATCGCCAGCAGCGAAGGCGTGACCAGCAGCGTCAGGATCGTTGCGATGCCAAGACCGAAGACCACCGCCGTTGCCAGCTGTTTCCACCACAGCGAGGTCGGGCTGTCGATCGAATAGCCGCCATTGATGAAGTCGAGGCTGAGCCCGAACATCATCGGTGCCAAACCGGCCATCGTGGTAATGGTGGTCAGGAGAACCGGTCGAATGCGCGCCTCGGTGGTGCGAATGATCGCCTCAATCCGCGGCATCTTCTGGGCGTATTCCTGATAGGTATCGATCAGAACGATATTGTTGTTCACCACGATGCCCGCCAGCGCGACGATACCGGTGCCGGTCATGATGATCGAGAACGGCTGCTGCATTACCATCATGCCGATCAGCACGCCGGTGGTGGAGAGCACCACTGCAAGAAGCACCAGCACCGAGTTATAGAAACTGTTGAACTGCGCCAGCAGGATCACGAACATCAGCGCCAAGGCACCGGCGAAGGCTTTCATCAGGAAGGCACCGGATTCGGCCTGTTCTTCCTGATCACCGGTCCATTCCCAGGTGATGTCCTTGGGCAGCGGGTCGGTGTCCAGCCATTCTGTCAGGGCGGCGATACGTTCATTGGCATTGAGGGCCACAACGCGGGCGTCATCGTCCAGCGCGGTCTGAACCGCCTCAAGACTGTCAGCGCTGGCGAGGCTGCGCAGCTTCAGCGGTGCGCCGCTTGGTCCGGTCAGGTCGCTGGCGCTGGTGTCGGTGCCCTCGGCGAGGGATTTGACGTAGGCCAGCGTTTCCTCTGCACCGTTGTCCCCGCCGGTGATGACCACCTTGGAAAGGCCGGGTTCGATATCCGCCTTCACGTCGTAGTAACGCTGCTGCTGGACACGGTTGATCTGTTCCAGTTTCGGCACTGGCTGGCGGGAGATGAAGTTCGACAGCGGCACCAGGCCATCTTCGGTGCGCAGTTTCATCACATCCAGCGTAGAGAGCACGCGGTCCTCTTCCGGCAGGCGGACGCGGATTTCGATTTCCTCATCCGAGCTGTCGACGCGCATGGTATCCAGAAGGATCCCGCGGGTGACCAGCTGCACCATAGCGCCAACGGTGGCGACATCGGCGCCGTAGCGGCCGGCCTTTTCAACGTCGACGTCGATCTGCCAGTCAATGCCGGGGAGGGGCAGACTGTCTTCGATCAGGTCCAGACCGGGGGTTTCGTCAAACCGGGCGCGAGCAGCCTGCGTAGCGGCAGTCAGCGTGTCCCAGCTGTCGCCTTTCAGGCGCAGATGGATCGGCTTGCCAGAGGCAGGTCCCTGCGCCAGTGCGCGGATCTCAGCTTCGAAACCGGGCAGTTTTGCCAGCTCGGTATTGATCTCCTCAATCACGGTGTCGCCGTCGAAATCGGTCGCTGTGACCTCGTGGGTGAACCAGCCGTTGAACCAGGTTTCAGTCTGGGTCGGGCGATCCTCCCAGGGGATGATCTCGAACTGCACCTGACCCACGGTGTCGGGCGGTGTCTGCGCGCCGGAGGCATCGGTGTTGAGCCCGCCTTCACCTGCAAAGGAGAAGACATTGACCACCGCCGGATGCGACAGGATGACCTGTTCGGTCTGGCGCACCATCTCATCCTCTTCCATCAGCGAGGTATTGCCACGTGCCCGGACATAGGCGGTGGCCTGTTCCGGTTCGGATTCGACAAAGAACTCAACGCCGTAGTTGTTGGTCGAGAACAGTGTGAAAACGGTCATGATGGAGAAGGCAACAGCCCCGATTGCGACGAGGGGCATTACCGGATTGCCAACGATGAACTTAATGAAATGGCCAAAGGGCGTGTGTTTGTAACCGGCGTTGACCGATTTTTCCGACCTTTGCAGGCTGGTAGCGCCCAGCGTGACAGAGGCGCCGAAGGAGGCCAGAACAAAGACCAACGCGCCAAAGATCAGCGCGGCCACATCCGGCACATCCGCAGGCAGCAGGTAGCTGCCATTCAGCATCTGCATCGCGCCTGCAAACATGCCCCAGAGCATCACGGGCACCAGAGCCGCCCGCAGCCACCAGGGGGCAACGGCACGCAGCCCATCGGAGAGGTTTTCAAACAGGCGGCTCATCCGGCCGGTGACACCGCCCATGACCGGCAGGTAGATCAGTGCCACCACCAGAGACGCCGACAGAACAAAGATCAGGGTGACCGGCAGCATGCCCATGAATTCACCGGGAACGCCGGGCCAGAACAGCATCGGCAGGAAGGCGCAGAGCGTGGTCGCGGTGGAGGAGACCACCGGCCAGAACATGCGCTGCGCCGCCTCGACATAGGCGTGCATCGGGCCGGTGCCTTCCTTGATGCGTTTGTCCGCGTATTCAACCACCACGATGGCGCCATCCACCAGCATGCCCACCGCAAGGATCAGACCAAACATCACGATGTTGGAGATGCTGATCCCCATCACAGCCAGCAGCGCAAAGCACAGCAGGAAGGAGGTCGGGATCGCAAAGCCGACCAGCAGGGCCGCCCGGCTGCCAAGCGCTGACAGCACCACAATCATCACCAGTGCGACGGCGGTCAGAACCGAGCCTTCCAGCTGGCCGACCATGGAGGCCACGACGCGGCTTTGATCGTTTGAGGTGCCGACGGAGACGGCTGCTGTCAATTCCGGCGGCCATTTGGTCTTGGCTTCAGCTAGCGTTTCCTTCACCAGATCAACGGTGTCGATCAGGTTGTAGCCTTTCCGCTTCACCACCTGCAGGGCAACGGTGTCCTCACCGTTGAACCGGGCGGTGCCGCGACGGTCCTCGAAGGTGAAATTGATGGTGGCGAGTTCTCCCAGGGTGACCACGCGGTCGCCATTGGTCTTGATCGGCAGCTCATAGATATCGCGCACGTCGTCAAAGGAGGAGGGGATCTTCACCGAGAAGGTGCCCTGATTGCTCTCGACTTCGCCCGCGGCGATCAGCTGGTTGTTGTTCTGCACAACGGTGATCAGCTCAAGCGCCGTGACGTTATAGGCTTCCAGCCGCAGGGGATCGATCAGCACCTCGACCATCTCGTCGCGATTACCGGCGATCCCGGCCTCAAGCACCGGTTCGAGCGCTTCAAGGTCGTCCTGCAGGTCCTTGGCGATCCGAGCCATTGTCCGTTCCGGCACGGCGCCGGTCAGGTTGACAATGACGATGGGGAATTCGGAGAAGTTGATCTCGTTGATCGAATATTTCTCAGCGCCTTCGGGGAAATCCGCCTCAGCGGCATCCATCGCATCGCGGACGTCTGCCATGATGGCGGTCTTGTCCCAGCCGAAATCAAACTCCAGCGCCACACCGCCATAGCCTTCGGCAGCGGTGGAGGACATTTTATCGAGCCCGTCCAGATCCGCCAGCTCAGTCTCCATCACCTTGACCAGCAACGTTTCGGCATCCTCGGCAGAGATGCCGGGGAAGGGGACGGAGATGAACAGAGCCGGAATTTCGATGTCCGGTTCGCCCTCTTTCGGGAGGCTGGCATAGGCAAAGCCGCCGACCAGTAGCGAGATGGCAATGAATGCCAGGATCATACGGGCCCGTTCTGCGGCCCAGCTGACGATACCGGTCATTGGGATACCTCTTTATAGGTGGGCGCGACAGAGACGCCCGCAACAACAAAATCTTGTCCCACAACAATCACGTCGGCCTTCTCCGGCAAGCCGCCCACCCAAACGCCGCTGGCTTCGTCGCGCAGCAGCTGGATCGGGTAGAACCCGACGGTCATGTCATCTTTTACCACACGCACGCCCAATTGGCCGTCATTATTCAGGGTCAGCGCCGACTGAGGAAGGTAGTGCGCCTTGGCGCCCTCGGCTGAGATTACGATATCGGCGGTCTGGCCGTCGCGGATCGCAAGATCAGGGTTGGGCACGGTGATTTCCACCTCGAAGGTGCGGGTGGTCGGGTCGGCGGAGCGGCTGATAAAGGTCACTTTGCCCTCAACATTTCGGCCATTGGCCAGTTCTGCCCGCGCGCCCGCGCCGATGGTGACGCGGTTCACCTCGGTTTCGGGCACATAGCCGACCAGCTTGATGGTCTCCAACTGGATCACGGTGGCGCAAAGGCTGCCGGGCTGCATCAGGCTGCCCAGCTCGGCGGTGTCGCTTTCCAGCAGCCCGTCGAAGGGGGCCAGAATGTCCAGACGCGCCAGCTCCTTCTCGGCGGCGGCAACCTGGGCAGAGGCGGCCTCAATCCCCGCGCTGGTGGTTTCCAGACCGGTTTCAGCAGTGGCCACGCCAGCCACGGCGGAGCGTTCCGCCGCCTGCGAGGAGGCAAGACGGGTTTCAGAGGCAAAGCCGCCCTCGGAGAGTTTAGCGGCTGCTGTCAGATTGATCTGCGCTTCCTTGAGGCGGGCGCGGGCCTCGTCCAGACGGGCCTGCGCTTCGGGGACACGGATTTTCGCCTCGCTCAGCCGGGCCCTAGCTTCCAACAGGGTGGAGGGGCGCGTGCCGGGATCCAGCTTGCACAGAAGATCGCCTGCCTTCACCTGCGCGCCCTTGCGCAGCGGTTCGGACAACACGGTGGAGGTGGTTTCGGAGCGGACTTCGACTTGGCGAATAGCTTGAGTCTGCCCGCGCAGGACAACCGCGCTGTCGATGCCGCGGGCGGTGCTGCGCAGGGCAACTACGCCGACGCCTGAATTGCCGGTCTTGTCAGCGCTGGTGGCCCGCGCGGCCGCAGTCTCTGCTGCCGTGGCCGTTGTTTTGGGGGCGTCGGACGGGGCGGAGGCATCGGCGGAGGCGGTCTCATCGCTGATCTGCTCGCCACGGGCAAAGGCCAAAAGCGCATCCCGCTCAATCACGGCATAATACAGGCCTGCTGTCACTACAGCAGCAGTCATCAGTGGAATTACACGCATCTTGGGCCTTCCTAATACATATTCATCCCATTCGGGACATATAGAGCCACTCAACAATCATACCATTAATGGGTATGTTCGGGCGAACTGGCGCTAAGTGATATGCGCGATATAAGTATTGTCCATACTAAACTCTGTAGTTCAGTTCACATTTTTTGCCTTTTTGGAGCAGTTTGTGCCCACGCCGGGGTATCACGGCCACTTGGCTTGGCATCGGTTGCACTGTAAGAGAAGCAGAACACAGGAAACTTTCCGGCGGCTGCGGGGGCGGTTGTCGGATCTGCCAGGGACATTTTCATGAGCGACACCGACAGCTTTATCGATGAGGTGACAGAAGAGGTCCGCCGCGATCGCCTGTTCAAGATGCTCAAACGTTATGGCTGGATCGGCGGCGTTGCGGTGGTGCTGATCGTGGGTGGGGCGGCGTTGCGTGAATATAATCGCGCCCAGACCGAAGCTGCATCGCAGGCGCTTGGCGATCAGATGATTGCCGCGCTGGACAGTGATGACAGTGCCGCACGGGCGACGGCGCTGGATGCAATCAGCGCTGAGACTGCCGGTGGCGATACCGTTCTGAAGTTGTTGCAGGCGGGTGCCTTGGCCGATGCCGGAGACCGTGCGGCGGCTGTTGAGCGCCTGAATGCAGTTGCGCGCAATGGTGAGATGCCACTGATTTATCGTCACATCGCGACCTTCAAGGCGCTTGGTCTGCAACAGGAGAGCCTGCCAGCCGCAGATCGCCGGATCCAGTTCGAGGCGCTGGCCCAACCCGGCGCGCCGCTGGCGCTGCTGGCACAGGAACAGCTTGCGCTGATTGATATCGAAGAGAACAACACTGACGCTGCCATTTCGCGGTTGCAGGAGATTATTGCCTCCGCCGGTGTCACCTCGGACTTGAAAGACCGTGCTTCGCAAGTGATTGTGGCGCTTGGGGGAGCGCTGGAGCCGGTGGCGGCGACAGAAGGCTAAGATCAATTCGGCGCCGATGGGCGCTAAGACAACGTGCAGTAAAAGTGCAGTAATGGGGCAGGGCAATGACGGCAGTAACAAGCTTTTGGGGCGCGAGGGGCATTCTGACTGGGAGCGCATTGGCGTTGATCCTGTCCGCCTGCGCCGAGCCTGAGGTCATCCTGCGCGGTGAGCGTCTGGATCTGCGCGATGACAGCGTCACCGTGGTCAGCAATGAATCCCGCGCCATTGCGCTGCCTGCAACGCGCAACAACGCGAGCTGGCCACAGGGGCCGGGCATTGAAGGGCTGCGCCCCGCCCATCCGGCGCTGGCCGCTGCGCCGCGCGCAATCTGGTCCACCTCTATCGGCGACGGTGACAGCCGCCGCCAGCGCATCACTGCCACACCCGTAGTGGGCGATGGCCGCATCTACACGCTGGACAGCGGTGCCAAAGTCTCCGCCGTCAGCCCAGCAGGGGCGCTGCAGTGGCAAAGCGAGTTGCTGCCTGCGTCTGACAGTTCAGGGCAGGCCACCGGTGGCGGTTTGGCCTATGATGGTGGCGTGCTTTATGTCTCATCGGGCTATGGCGTGCTGACCGCGCTGGATGCGGCCAGCGGCGCTACGATCTGGCGGCAAGAACTGGAGGCCACCGGCTCTGGTCAGCCAACGGTGCGCGACGGTCTGGTCTATCTGGTGGCCGGGGATGATACCGGCTGGGCGGTGCATGCCAAGGATGGCCGTATTGCCTGGCAGGTTCAGGCCACTCCCAGCCCCTCGAACATTCTGGGCGCACCAGCGCCTGCGGTCACCTCTGATCTGGCGATCTTCGCCTTTGGCTCGGGTGATCTGACCGCGACCTTCCGCAAGGGCGGTCTGCGGCGCTGGAACGCCTCCGTGGCGGGTAAGCGGATCGGGCGGACAATTTCCCGCATCAGCGATGTCACCGGCGCGCCTGTTGTGTCCGGCAACCGGATGTATGTGGGCAACCAGTCCGGGCGAACAGCGGCCTTCGACCTTGGCAGCGGTGACCGGCTGTGGACCGCGCCCCATGGGGCAGTGGATCCGGTCTGGGCGATTGCGGGCAATGTGTTCCTGATCAGCGACCTTGGCCAGCTGGTGCGGCTGGATGCGGACAGTGGCGCGGGGGTCTGGGCGACGGATCTGCCCGGATACCTCAAGGATAAACCCCGTAAACGCGGCGCAGTGGTGGCCCATCACGGGCCGGTTATGGCCGGTGGTCAGGTGGTTGTGGCCTCAAATGACGGGTTCCTGCGCTTCTTCAGCCCCGAAAGCGGCGCACTGCTGCGCAGCGTGGCGGTGCCGGGCGGTGCCAGCACAGCGCCTGTTGTGGTGAATGGCACGCTTTATGTTGTGTCCACCAAGGGTGAATTGCACGCTTTCCGATAGCGTTTTGATGCGGTAGGAGAGATTTACGCAGCGATGTGCTCTGGCAGGGCGCGCGCAGATGCGCTATGGGGCGCGTCTGAATCGCAGAAAGTTGGTCTGATGTCTTTTACCCTCGCTATTGTGGGCCGCCCGAATGTGGGCAAATCCACATTGTTCAATCGTCTCGTCGGCAAGCGGCTGGCGCTGGTGGATGACCAGCCCGGCGTCACGCGCGATCTGCGCGAGGGCGAGGCGCGACTGGGCGATCTGCGCTTTACCGTGGTGGATACCGCCGGTCTGGAAGATGCCACCGACAACTCGCTTGAGGGGCGGATGCGCCGCCTGACCGAGCGGGCTGTTGATATGGCCGATATCTGCCTGTTCATGGTGGATGCCCGCGTTGGCGTGACCCCGGTGGATCAGATGTTTGCAGAGATCCTGCGCAAGAAATCCGCCCATGTGATTCTGGCCGCCAACAAGGCGGAGGGCAATGCCGCCGATGCCGGCGTTCTGGATGCCTGGGGCTTGGGTCTGGGTGAGCCGATCCGCCTGTCTGGCGAGCATGGCGAAGGTCTGAATGACCTTTATTCGCAGCTGATGCCGCTGGCGGATGAGTTTGAAAAACGCGCGGAAGATGACAGCCCCGAGATTGACGTCATTCTGGATGAAGACGCCGACGAAGAAGATCTGTTGGTGCCGATGCCGACCCGCAACAAACCGTTGCAAGTGGCTGTTGTGGGCCGTCCGAACGCGGGCAAATCCACCCTGATCAATAAGATCCTGGGCGAGGATCGCCTGCTGACCGGGCCTGAGGCGGGGATCACCCGCGATGCGATTTCGCTTCAGATCGACTGGCAAGATGTGCCGATGCGCATCTTTGATACTGCGGGTATGCGCAAGAAGGCCAAGGTGCAGGAGAAGCTGGAGAAGCTTTCGGTTTCTGACGGTCTGCGCGCGGTGAAATTTGCCGAGGTCGTGGTGGTCCTGCTGGATGCTGCGATCCCGTTTGAGCAGCAGGATCTGCGCATTGCCGATCTGGCCGAGCGGGAAGGCCGCGCGGTGGTGGTCGCGGTCAACAAATGGGATATTGAGGATGAGAAGCAGGAAAAACTGCGCAACCTCAAGGAAGCCTTTGACCGGTTGCTGCCGCAGCTGCGCGGCGCGCCGCTGATCACGGTTTCGGCAAAGACCGGCAAGGGGCTGGACCGTTTGCACGCAGCGATCATGCGCGCCTATGACGTCTGGAACCGCCGGGTGCCAACCGCGGCGCTGAACCGCTGGCTGACGGGAATGCTGGAACAGCACCCGCCGCCCGCCCCACAGGGCAAGCGCATCAAGCTGCGCTACATGACCCAGGCCAAGACCCGCCCGCCGGGCTTTGTGGTGATGTGTTCACATCCCGACAAGATGCCTGAGAGTTACAATCGCTATCTGGTCAACGGGTTGCGGCAGGATTTTGATATGCCTGGCACGCCGATCCGTCTGACGCTGCGCTCGCAGTCGGACAAGAACCCCTACAAGGGCAAGAAAAAGGCGCCGCCGTCGAAGCTGCGCAAACATCTGGATGGCCGCCGCAACTAAGCGCGCAGCGGCCCCCCCCTACAGCGACAAGAGGCAGCTTTCCATTTCGAAGGCTGCCTTTTTTCATGGCAAGCGCGGGTTTGCGCTTGCGCTGGCGATGTAGAATTTGACCCCAAGCCATTGGCCTTGCTAGGCTTCACTGTAATTTATTGAAATACCGGCGGGCTGTTGCCAAGTTTGTAGGGCGCAGAGCGGCCATGACCGGGGTATTAACCGTGGCGTCGGTGTGCTGCGCGCTTGGTGGCAGATCACCATTGGGTCGCGTCATCGTGGCGTCACACTGCGTCTCTAGGGAACATCCCATGGATTTGAGAGCATATACGCGGACATATTGTGACAAGGACAACCGGCTGGCTGCACTCAGCTATTTCGGCACATTTGCAGTCTACTTTTTGTCGCTGACGGTTGCGATCCGCTACGCAGAAACCTGGTATCTGATGCTGCCTGCAGGGGTGGTTTTTGCCTTTGCAGCGGTGCGGCTTTACGTGCTGCAACATGACACCGGGCATCATTCGCTGTTTGAAACCCGGCAGCAGAACGAGATTGCCGGTCATGTGCTGTCGCCGTTCACCTTTGCCCCGTTTGAGGTGATGAAACAGAACCACAATGAGCATCACGCCTATGTCGGCAACTTGGAGCACCGCGAATCCGGTGAGATCCACACCATGACGCTGCGCGAATGGCAGGCGGCGGGCTGGGCGCAGCGAGTGGCCTATCGGCTCTATCGCAATCCGCTTGTGCTGGTGCCACTGGGGGCGGCGTTTACCTATTTTATCCGCTACCGTTGGCCAAAGAACACGCTGCGCTTTGGGGTGTTGGGGGTGATCCTGCATAATGCGGTGATCGTGCTGTTGCTTGCGCTGCTCTATGCCGTTGCGGGGGCAACAGGCGTGCTGGTCTGGCTGGGGTTTTCCTTTCTTGGCGGTATGATCGGTGTCTTTCTGGTCTATCTTCAGCATAACTTCGAGGACACTTATTGGGACCGCCGACCTGACCTCAATCCGCAGGTCGCGGCCCTTCAGGGATCCTCCTGTCTCGATTTTGGCTGGTTTTTTGACTTTGCAGTCGCCAATATCACGCTCCATGATATCCATCATTTCAACGCCCGCATTCCCAG encodes the following:
- a CDS encoding ABCB family ABC transporter ATP-binding protein/permease, producing the protein MTDSDMTTAQEERRSGLRTLRRVFPYLWPEGQAWVKYRVVAALAVLILAKLVAVYTPMLYKGAVDSLAGEGVPPLALGAVGLTVAYGMARILTTGFQQLRDAVFAPVGQRALRRLALETFRHIHRLSMRYHITRKTGGLSRIIERGVKGVEFLLRFLLFSIGPLVLELALVAIILAVMFDIWYLVVVAVTVGLYVWFTFAVTEWRVTLRREMNKQDTDANQKAIDSLLNYETVKYFGAEDRETERYDVAMRAYAKAALKTAYSLAFLNFGQSLVITGGLVAVMVMAAIGVQQGNLTVGDFVMVNAYMIQITVPLNFLGTVYREIRQSLVDMGEMFDLIEQDPDVKDRDNAKVLQVNGGAISLDNVEFGYDSDRQILKGVSFEVAAGQTVAIVGSTGSGKSTIGRLLFRFYDVTRGALRIDGQDVREVTQKSLHAAIGVVPQDTVLFNDTIRYNIAYGHAGATQQEVEQAARDAQIHDFIMRLPEGYETQVGERGLKLSGGEKQRVGIARTLLKNPPILLLDEATSALDSDTEQEIKEALSRAGQGRTVITIAHRLSTVAEADQIIVLEQGEIAEQGTHEDLLAKDGRYAHLWQRQQSDQDAG
- a CDS encoding LysM peptidoglycan-binding domain-containing protein, which translates into the protein MTDVTGKGGLSATAIGGAAAVVVVLGGVIFLQWGASEQTEAPRSTAGTGDSAVISPSASSDGARAVLVPAEEAPVVQTPAVTAEADSTDATAPAGEDAAEDVADGDTSAQAATDASQDKDDGLSLSAPQMDLARFETDGSGMVAGRATPGAVVSLLLDGVVVERLTVPSDGSFVLFTTVAPSTRPQVLSLEAVLGEAVLPSDAQFILAPVAQVEVAEAPIAEKQVADEAVTSEQATGEQAADAASAVALEGDRPAGGTADTDIKLSGTQEASDGDIAVASPKLAEAVEAAADAPTLPTVEVGEASSKTDDPAVAAAAGDASDVTLDETVTAADNTPAAETQAVSAGDDSRDEAQDVGPVQVAEVDEPQSDKTPETGKAPDDAPAQRAVLRSDASGVTLVQPPTPSLAEAPEAVALDTISYDAEGAVVLSGRVRSDAVVRAYLDNAAVADLPVDEEGRWSGILPDVAPGIYALRLDALDGEGKVLSRLETPFKREAPEVLQPPVETAATDPATPDAAPTGAKPLVRLVTVQEGDTLWAISRERYGDGLLYVRVFDANRQAIRDPDLIYPGQVFSVPVQ
- a CDS encoding efflux RND transporter permease subunit, which codes for MTGIVSWAAERARMILAFIAISLLVGGFAYASLPKEGEPDIEIPALFISVPFPGISAEDAETLLVKVMETELADLDGLDKMSSTAAEGYGGVALEFDFGWDKTAIMADVRDAMDAAEADFPEGAEKYSINEINFSEFPIVIVNLTGAVPERTMARIAKDLQDDLEALEPVLEAGIAGNRDEMVEVLIDPLRLEAYNVTALELITVVQNNNQLIAAGEVESNQGTFSVKIPSSFDDVRDIYELPIKTNGDRVVTLGELATINFTFEDRRGTARFNGEDTVALQVVKRKGYNLIDTVDLVKETLAEAKTKWPPELTAAVSVGTSNDQSRVVASMVGQLEGSVLTAVALVMIVVLSALGSRAALLVGFAIPTSFLLCFALLAVMGISISNIVMFGLILAVGMLVDGAIVVVEYADKRIKEGTGPMHAYVEAAQRMFWPVVSSTATTLCAFLPMLFWPGVPGEFMGMLPVTLIFVLSASLVVALIYLPVMGGVTGRMSRLFENLSDGLRAVAPWWLRAALVPVMLWGMFAGAMQMLNGSYLLPADVPDVAALIFGALVFVLASFGASVTLGATSLQRSEKSVNAGYKHTPFGHFIKFIVGNPVMPLVAIGAVAFSIMTVFTLFSTNNYGVEFFVESEPEQATAYVRARGNTSLMEEDEMVRQTEQVILSHPAVVNVFSFAGEGGLNTDASGAQTPPDTVGQVQFEIIPWEDRPTQTETWFNGWFTHEVTATDFDGDTVIEEINTELAKLPGFEAEIRALAQGPASGKPIHLRLKGDSWDTLTAATQAARARFDETPGLDLIEDSLPLPGIDWQIDVDVEKAGRYGADVATVGAMVQLVTRGILLDTMRVDSSDEEIEIRVRLPEEDRVLSTLDVMKLRTEDGLVPLSNFISRQPVPKLEQINRVQQQRYYDVKADIEPGLSKVVITGGDNGAEETLAYVKSLAEGTDTSASDLTGPSGAPLKLRSLASADSLEAVQTALDDDARVVALNANERIAALTEWLDTDPLPKDITWEWTGDQEEQAESGAFLMKAFAGALALMFVILLAQFNSFYNSVLVLLAVVLSTTGVLIGMMVMQQPFSIIMTGTGIVALAGIVVNNNIVLIDTYQEYAQKMPRIEAIIRTTEARIRPVLLTTITTMAGLAPMMFGLSLDFINGGYSIDSPTSLWWKQLATAVVFGLGIATILTLLVTPSLLAIRVWLWIYVGALGRLLARITRGRSSRIARDMRLATKARTLPTTEILWEAEPSPDSPQAKTPERDRETPPSTPLRAAE